One genomic segment of Brassica napus cultivar Da-Ae chromosome A3, Da-Ae, whole genome shotgun sequence includes these proteins:
- the LOC106419659 gene encoding histone H2B.10-like has product MAKADKKPAEKKPAAETTTAAAAAEKKPKAGKKLPKDPSAVAGDKKKKRSKKSVETYKIYIFKVLKQVHPDVGISSKAMGIMNSFINDIFEKLAGESSKLARYNKKPTITSREIQTAVRLVLPGELAKHAVSEGTKAVTKFTSS; this is encoded by the coding sequence ATGGCCAAGGCAGACAAGAAACCAGCAGAGAAGAAACCGGCGGCAGAAACCACCACCGCTGCAGCAGCAGCGGAGAAGAAGCCAAAGGCTGGAAAGAAGCTTCCGAAGGATCCCTCTGCCGTCGCCggagacaagaagaagaagcgctCCAAGAAGAGCGTCGAGACCTACAAGATCTACATCTTCAAGGTGCTGAAGCAGGTTCATCCCGACGTCGGGATCTCGAGCAAAGCCATGGGGATCATGAACAGTTTCATCAACGACATCTTCGAgaagctcgccggcgagtcttCCAAGCTCGCGAGGTACAACAAAAAGCCGACGATTACTTCCAGGGAGATTCAGACGGCGGTGAGATTAGTCTTGCCTGGAGAGTTGGCGAAACACGCTGTCTCGGAAGGGACCAAGGCGGTTACCAAGTTCACGAGTTCTTAG
- the LOC106383514 gene encoding F-box protein At1g30790-like, which yields MGLIYIFKHHHSPPAAMEDSQVPSLSRNLDYAVNHTKNIPLDLVLDILSRLPAKPLIRFQAVSKLWFSIIRSKDFVGTFLTRSKTRPRLLLTFKHFDSRKRFIFSAPEHEDDKTSSTVMARHDMTISDLVYYIESPPVNGLVCCTHGSSIAVCNPTTRQIVTLPDVITPNGRDVYARLGYDPVGDQYKVLCVMMFDGFDSGTSDNIQQEHFVFTLGTPQKKWKKIETVTKDPYRCMKGEVCIDGAVYYGVGHTRIARFDVRSEKIEFIQVPEDYNAVSSYSRLIIYQGKLACLSYDFYLTSEMYMWILQDAEKQEWSSVVTCDVHSEWKDRLTEERVLCTGEIHTNEAILVSRSLNSSELFCVYYCDMISKLVRRAEVDGIADDEFRGVHGIGKYGRDEMWCFPGHVENIMFF from the coding sequence ATgggtttgatttatatttttaagcatCACCATTCACCACCAGCCGCAATGGAAGATTCACAAGTACCGTCTCTCTCACGTAACCTAGACTACGCCGTAAACCACACGAAAAACATCCCTCTCGATCTCGTTTTAGATATCCTCTCGAGACTTCCAGCGAAACCCCTAATCAGATTCCAAGCAGTGTCGAAGCTATGGTTCTCCATCATCCGCAGCAAAGATTTCGTCGGTACGTTCCTAACTAGGTCAAAAACTCGTCCTCGTCTCCTTTTAACGTTCAAGCACTTCGATTCACGTAAGCGTTTCATCTTCTCGGCTCCTGAACACGAAGATGACAAAACATCCTCCACAGTCATGGCCAGACACGACATGACGATCTCGGATCTCGTATACTACATTGAATCTCCTCCTGTAAACGGTCTTGTTTGTTGCACACATGGTTCATCGATCGCCGTTTGTAACCCCACCACTAGACAAATTGTAACGTTACCAGATGTTATTACACCTAACGGAAGAGACGTGTACGCACGTCTAGGGTACGATCCTGTGGGAGACCAATACAAAGTCTTGTGTGTGATGATGTTTGACGGTTTCGACAGCGGTACATCGGACAATATACAACAAGAGCATTTCGTTTTCACGCTGGGAACTCCACAAAAGAAGTGGAAAAAGATTGAGACAGTCACTAAAGATCCTTACCGCTGCATGAAAGGAGAGGTTTGTATCGATGGTGCTGTATACTATGGAGTTGGTCATACAAGGATAGCTAGATTTGATGTTAGGTCCGAGAAGATTGAGTTTATTCAAGTACCTGAAGATTATAACGCAGTCTCATCATATTCAAGACTTATAATTTACCAAGGAAAATTAGCATGTTTAAGCTATGACTTCTACTTGACATCTGAGATGTATATGTGGATTCTGCAAGATGCTGAGAAACAAGAATGGTCGAGCGTTGTGACTTGTGATGTGCATAGTGAGTGGAAAGATCGGTTGACTGAGGAGAGAGTTTTGTGCACTGGTGAAATTCATACCAACGAGGCTATACTGGTATCAAGATCTTTAAACTCATCTGAGCTCTTTTGTGTTTACTATTGCGATATGATTAGTAAGCTTGTTAGAAGAGCTGAGGTTGATGGAATCGCGGATGATGAGTTTAGAGGTGTCCATGGAATTGGTAAGTATGGTCGTGATGAGATGTGGTGTTTCCCTGGTCACGTTGAGAATATTATGTTCTTCTAA
- the LOC106419726 gene encoding cation/H(+) antiporter 9 isoform X1: protein MADSAALAPPLWPTLSNEKVCYGAANFNISSFGILETYKTPSVIFGYALPLLEMQISLIFVLIVSSHMFLRFIGIPQFVSYMLAGFLLGPQLIDLVDFSSDRLSLDLDGNAALEGVAKFGMIMFTFLMGVKTNKRAAFQTGKRPIVIAVSSFVLTMVTGMAFRNFRIDKVDPLYMSLRLAPTERTVIVSIQAITLLPVVTHLIHELKIPNSELGRLAISISAFNDLLAFINLMCVSYIGTYRYVSPRTANRDAAAMIILVLVIIFIIRPAAQRIVNITPEGKSVRKLYLYGTIMTAVAASSYTTFFNQIHVLGAFMVGMAIPDGPPLGSALEAKFESLATNVFFPISIAVLTMKGDIIGVLYAFDDISFNIFLVGFTLVLKWTASFVPCLIFKLPTRESIIIAMIMNYKGFVDLCFIEGALNKWNLSHATYTFLMMYVLMNAGILPTIVKALYDPKRKYIGYVKRDVMHLKSNSDLKILTCLHRPDNISGMISLLQLLSSPLNNENKDKGVIAVTVLHLVKLAGRAFPILVPHDKRSKPRLLQNSYIQTMMLAFNEFQQENLGTTTVNSFTAFSIDNLMDQDICNLAFDHLTSMIITPSGRKWSPDGSYESDDVMIRRVNMSLLDRAPCSIGVLNSRGHRKLKINKRSKGTVKVGVIFIGGKDDWEAVSIAKWMRQNPSVRLTVIRFLSGQEPDKSKNWEYLVDNEVLNDLKSTYASAENFSYTETIIKGGPAVTTAVRMAAEENDLMIVGRDHDEDSLDYSGLVEWMELPELGVIGDLLASKELETRVSVLVVKQQQQHE from the exons ATGGCCGATTCTGCAGCACTAGCTCCTCCGCTTTGGCCGACGCTCAGCAACGAAAAAGTTTGTTATGGAGCCGCTAATTTCAACATCTCCTCTTTCGGTATCTTGGAAACCTATAAAACTCCGAGTGTCATCTTCGGATACGCATTGCCTCTACTTGAGATGCAAATCAGTCTCATCTTCGTCCTTATCGTCTCTTCTCACATGTTCCTTAGGTTTATTGGCATACCACAGTTCGTATCTTACATGCTC gCTGGTTTTCTTCTTGGACCTCAACTGATTGATTTAGTGGACTTTTCTTCGGACCGGTTATCGTTGGATTTGGACGGTAACGCAGCGTTGGAAGGTGTGGCCAAGTTCGGGATGATAATGTTCACGTTCTTGATGGGCGTCAAGACCAACAAAAGAGCAGCGTTTCAAACCGGCAAACGACCAATTGTGATCGCGGTTTCGTCCTTTGTCCTGACAATGGTCACAGGGATGGCTTTCAGAAACTTCCGTATCGACAAGGTTGATCCTCTCTATATGTCTTTGAGGCTGGCCCCAACAGAACGCACCGTGATTGTATCGATACAGGCTATAACGCTGTTACCGGTGGTAACCCACCTCATACATGAGCTTAAGATTCCAAACTCGGAACTCGGACGCCTCGCAATATCTATCTCCGCCTTCAACGATCTCCTCGCTTTTATCAATCTGATGTGCGTCTCCTACATTGGAACATACAG GTACGTATCGCCGAGAACAGCCAACCGCGATGCAGCGGCAATGATCATCTTAGTGCTCGTGATCATATTCATCATCAGGCCTGCGGCTCAACGAATAGTCAACATTACCCCAGAAGGCAAGTCCGTACGGAAACTCTACTTGTACGGAACAATCATGACGGCAGTAGCCGCGAGCAGTTACACaacgtttttcaaccaaataCACGTTCTAGGAGCCTTTATGGTTGGGATGGCAATCCCAGACGGTCCACCTCTGGGGTCAGCGTTAGAGGCCAAGTTCGAGAGCTTGGCTACAAACGTATTTTTCCCGATTTCAATCGCGGTCTTGACCATGAAAGGTGACATTATAGGGGTATTATATGCGTTCGATGACATATCGTTTAACATATTTCTGGTGGGGTTTACATTGGTCCTGAAATGGACCGCCTCTTTTGTACCTTGCTTGATCTTCAAATTACCTACTAGAGAGTCCATTATCATCGCCATGATTATGAACTATAAGGGTTTTGTTGACCTATGCTTCATTGAAGGCGCCCTCAATAAATGg AATCTGTCGCATGCAACGTACACGTTCTTGATGATGTACGTGTTAATGAACGCGGGGATTTTACCTACTATTGTGAAAGCACTATACGATCCAAAGAGGAAGTATATTGGTTACGTAAAGAGAGACGTTATGCATCTAAAATCAAATTCAGACCTCAAGATACTAACGTGTTTGCACAGACCAGACAACATCTCAGGCATGATCTCGCTGCTTCAACTGCTTTCTTCTCCGCTTAACAACGAGAACAAAGACAAAGGAGTTATCGCGGTTACAGTGTTACACCTCGTGAAACTCGCGGGACGTGCGTTCCCCATCTTAGTACCGCACGACAAGCGATCTAAGCCGAGGCTGCTTCAAAACTCTTACATCCAAACAATGATGCTCGCGTTCAACGAGTTCCAACAAGAGAATCTAGGAACTACGACTGTTAATTCCTTCACAGCTTTCTCTATTGATAATCTAATGGATCAAGACATTTGTAATCTCGCTTTCGACCACCTCACGTCGATGATCATTACACCTTCTGGACGAAAATGGTCACCCGATGGATCATATGAATCGGATGATGTTATGATCAGACGTGTGAATATGTCTCTCCTCGACCGTGCTCCATGTTCTATCGGCGTGCTCAATAGCCGAGGGCACCGTAAATTGAAGATCAATAAAAGGAGTAAAGGTACGGTTAAAGTGGGTGTGATCTTCATTGGTGGTAAAGATGACTGGGAGGCTGTCTCTATTGCGAAATGGATGAGACAGAACCCTAGCGTGCGTCTCACGGTGATCAGATTCTTGTCTGGTCAAGAACCAGACAAGTCCAAGAATTGGGAGTACCTTGTTGATAATGAGGTCTTGAACGATTTGAAATCAACATATGCTTCCGCTGAAAATTTCTCATATACGGAGACGATAATCAAAGGTGGTCCCGCGGTGACCACAGCCGTTAGAATGGCGGCGGAAGAGAACGACTTGATGATTGTAGGGAGAGATCACGACGAGGATTCATTGGATTACTCGGGTTTGGTGGAGTGGATGGAGCTTCCGGAGTTAGGAGTCATCGGTGACTTGCTTGCATCTAAAGAGCTAGAAACTAGGGTTTCTGTTTTAGTTGTTAAACAGCAGCAACAACATGAATGA
- the LOC106419726 gene encoding cation/H(+) antiporter 9 isoform X2, whose amino-acid sequence MSMLYSDFLVRYFHVPCVCLFRIVYLYMHTYLFAYLLIRKIKFTAQMLKKKKSWSKREPPNTERQQQIFKQITLLNICLLRKDQRHRNKIFNDKSKHNRSKTIFFDQYISLSFLLGSIITMADSAALAPPLWPTLSNEKVCYGAANFNISSFGILETYKTPSVIFGYALPLLEMQISLIFVLIVSSHMFLRFIGIPQFVSYMLAGFLLGPQLIDLVDFSSDRLSLDLDGNAALEGVAKFGMIMFTFLMGVKTNKRAAFQTGKRPIVIAVSSFVLTMVTGMAFRNFRIDKVDPLYMSLRLAPTERTVIVSIQAITLLPVVTHLIHELKIPNSELGRLAISISAFNDLLAFINLMCVSYIGTYRYVSPRTANRDAAAMIILVLVIIFIIRPAAQRIVNITPEGKSVRKLYLYGTIMTAVAASSYTTFFNQIHVLGAFMVGMAIPDGPPLGSALEAKFESLATNVFFPISIAVLTMKGDIIGVLYAFDDISFNIFLVGFTLVLKWTASFVPCLIFKLPTRESIIIAMIMNYKGFVDLCFIEGALNKWNLSHATYTFLMMYVLMNAGILPTIVKALYDPKRKYIGYVKRDVMHLKSNSDLKILTCLHRPDNISGMISLLQLLSSPLNNENKDKGVIAVTVLHLVKLAGRAFPILVPHDKRSKPRLLQNSYIQTMMLAFNEFQQENLGTTTVNSFTAFSIDNLMDQDICNLAFDHLTSMIITPSGRKWSPDGSYESDDVMIRRVNMSLLDRAPCSIGVLNSRGHRKLKINKRSKGTVKVGVIFIGGKDDWEAVSIAKWMRQNPSVRLTVIRFLSGQEPDKSKNWEYLVDNEVLNDLKSTYASAENFSYTETIIKGGPAVTTAVRMAAEENDLMIVGRDHDEDSLDYSGLVEWMELPELGVIGDLLASKELETRVSVLVVKQQQQHE is encoded by the exons gtatttgttaatacgtaaaataaaatttacagctcaaatgttaaaaaaaaaaaaaagctggtCAAAAAGAGAACCGCCAAATACTGAGAGACAACAGcaaattttcaaacaaattaCGCTGTTGAATATTTGTTTGTTAAGAAAAGACCAAAGACACAGAAACAAAATCTTCAACgataaatcaaaacataatcgatctaaaacaattttttttgaccAATACATATCTCTGTCTTTTTTACTTGGATCAATCATCACCATGGCCGATTCTGCAGCACTAGCTCCTCCGCTTTGGCCGACGCTCAGCAACGAAAAAGTTTGTTATGGAGCCGCTAATTTCAACATCTCCTCTTTCGGTATCTTGGAAACCTATAAAACTCCGAGTGTCATCTTCGGATACGCATTGCCTCTACTTGAGATGCAAATCAGTCTCATCTTCGTCCTTATCGTCTCTTCTCACATGTTCCTTAGGTTTATTGGCATACCACAGTTCGTATCTTACATGCTC gCTGGTTTTCTTCTTGGACCTCAACTGATTGATTTAGTGGACTTTTCTTCGGACCGGTTATCGTTGGATTTGGACGGTAACGCAGCGTTGGAAGGTGTGGCCAAGTTCGGGATGATAATGTTCACGTTCTTGATGGGCGTCAAGACCAACAAAAGAGCAGCGTTTCAAACCGGCAAACGACCAATTGTGATCGCGGTTTCGTCCTTTGTCCTGACAATGGTCACAGGGATGGCTTTCAGAAACTTCCGTATCGACAAGGTTGATCCTCTCTATATGTCTTTGAGGCTGGCCCCAACAGAACGCACCGTGATTGTATCGATACAGGCTATAACGCTGTTACCGGTGGTAACCCACCTCATACATGAGCTTAAGATTCCAAACTCGGAACTCGGACGCCTCGCAATATCTATCTCCGCCTTCAACGATCTCCTCGCTTTTATCAATCTGATGTGCGTCTCCTACATTGGAACATACAG GTACGTATCGCCGAGAACAGCCAACCGCGATGCAGCGGCAATGATCATCTTAGTGCTCGTGATCATATTCATCATCAGGCCTGCGGCTCAACGAATAGTCAACATTACCCCAGAAGGCAAGTCCGTACGGAAACTCTACTTGTACGGAACAATCATGACGGCAGTAGCCGCGAGCAGTTACACaacgtttttcaaccaaataCACGTTCTAGGAGCCTTTATGGTTGGGATGGCAATCCCAGACGGTCCACCTCTGGGGTCAGCGTTAGAGGCCAAGTTCGAGAGCTTGGCTACAAACGTATTTTTCCCGATTTCAATCGCGGTCTTGACCATGAAAGGTGACATTATAGGGGTATTATATGCGTTCGATGACATATCGTTTAACATATTTCTGGTGGGGTTTACATTGGTCCTGAAATGGACCGCCTCTTTTGTACCTTGCTTGATCTTCAAATTACCTACTAGAGAGTCCATTATCATCGCCATGATTATGAACTATAAGGGTTTTGTTGACCTATGCTTCATTGAAGGCGCCCTCAATAAATGg AATCTGTCGCATGCAACGTACACGTTCTTGATGATGTACGTGTTAATGAACGCGGGGATTTTACCTACTATTGTGAAAGCACTATACGATCCAAAGAGGAAGTATATTGGTTACGTAAAGAGAGACGTTATGCATCTAAAATCAAATTCAGACCTCAAGATACTAACGTGTTTGCACAGACCAGACAACATCTCAGGCATGATCTCGCTGCTTCAACTGCTTTCTTCTCCGCTTAACAACGAGAACAAAGACAAAGGAGTTATCGCGGTTACAGTGTTACACCTCGTGAAACTCGCGGGACGTGCGTTCCCCATCTTAGTACCGCACGACAAGCGATCTAAGCCGAGGCTGCTTCAAAACTCTTACATCCAAACAATGATGCTCGCGTTCAACGAGTTCCAACAAGAGAATCTAGGAACTACGACTGTTAATTCCTTCACAGCTTTCTCTATTGATAATCTAATGGATCAAGACATTTGTAATCTCGCTTTCGACCACCTCACGTCGATGATCATTACACCTTCTGGACGAAAATGGTCACCCGATGGATCATATGAATCGGATGATGTTATGATCAGACGTGTGAATATGTCTCTCCTCGACCGTGCTCCATGTTCTATCGGCGTGCTCAATAGCCGAGGGCACCGTAAATTGAAGATCAATAAAAGGAGTAAAGGTACGGTTAAAGTGGGTGTGATCTTCATTGGTGGTAAAGATGACTGGGAGGCTGTCTCTATTGCGAAATGGATGAGACAGAACCCTAGCGTGCGTCTCACGGTGATCAGATTCTTGTCTGGTCAAGAACCAGACAAGTCCAAGAATTGGGAGTACCTTGTTGATAATGAGGTCTTGAACGATTTGAAATCAACATATGCTTCCGCTGAAAATTTCTCATATACGGAGACGATAATCAAAGGTGGTCCCGCGGTGACCACAGCCGTTAGAATGGCGGCGGAAGAGAACGACTTGATGATTGTAGGGAGAGATCACGACGAGGATTCATTGGATTACTCGGGTTTGGTGGAGTGGATGGAGCTTCCGGAGTTAGGAGTCATCGGTGACTTGCTTGCATCTAAAGAGCTAGAAACTAGGGTTTCTGTTTTAGTTGTTAAACAGCAGCAACAACATGAATGA
- the LOC106419623 gene encoding putative F-box protein At1g46984: MKDSQPSLSRRRRDLYHVGNCTTTTIPLDLIIEILSLLPAKSLLQFQSVSKLWFSTIRSKTFVDSFLTRSKNRPRLLFTFYLKNSWEKFLFSAPEYDDDKSSSVLARYDMTISDLDEICGSVNGFVCFRSVVSSKPVCNNKITVYNPTTRQIMKLPDVTSGRRYVDALIAYDTVEDPYKVLCVKMFDRKTQQQQEHFVCTVSSSQKQEWRKIENTTGGSYKCVLLGHICIDGALYYRIDQSRIVRFDVRAEKIEIIKTPKESHVSVAYDSALIDYNGKLGRLVGSCANNLVTLWVLEDVEKQEWSSMTHAVPYQCGSIHRDRVLVVCEAGIHAGVTMMFRLPFRVCYYDLNKKNIREVEIRGMEDGDLRRVHGFSVLTGYTGHIENISFL, from the coding sequence ATGAAAGATTCACAACCGTCTCTCTCACGGCGACGACGTGACCTATATCATGTCGGAAACTGCACAACAACAACCATTCCTTTAGATCTCATCATCGAGATACTCTCTCTACTTCCTGCTAAGTCGCTCTTACAATTCCAATCCGTGTCGAAGCTATGGTTCTCTACCATCCGCAGCAAAACTTTTGTCGACTCGTTCTTGACTAGGTCAAAGAATCGTCCTCGTCTCCTTTTCACGTTCTATCTAAAAAATTCCTGGGAGAAATTCCTCTTCTCGGCTCCTGAATACGACGATGATAAATCCTCCAGTGTCTTGGCAAGATACGACATGACGATCTCGGATCTCGACGAGATCTGTGGTTCTGTCAACGGTTTCGTCTGCTTTAGAAGTGTTGTTTCTTCGAAACCCGTTTGTAATAATAAGATCACCGTCTATAATCCCACCACTAGACAGATTATGAAGTTGCCTGACGTTACATCCGGCAGAAGATACGTGGACGCACTTATTGCGTATGATACAGTCGAGGATCCGTACAAGGTGTTATGTGTGAAGATGTTTGACCgtaaaacacaacaacaacaggaGCATTTCGTTTGCACTGTGAGTTCATCTCAGAAACAAGAGTGGAGAAAGATCGAGAACACGACTGGAGGTAGTTACAAATGTGTCCTCTTGGGACATATATGCATTGATGGTGCTCTATATTACAGAATTGATCAGTCAAGAATAGTTAGATTCGATGTTAGAGCAGAGAAGATTGAGATTATTAAAACACCCAAAGAGTCGCATGTCTCGGTAGCATACGATTCAGCTCTTATAGATTATAATGGTAAATTGGGACGTTTAGTAGGTTCTTGCGCAAACAATTTGGTGACATTGTGGGTTCTTGAGGATGTTGAGAAACAAGAATGGTCGAGCATGACGCATGCCGTACCTTATCAGTGTGGATCTATACATAGGGATAGGGTTTTAGTAGTGTGTGAAGCTGGGATCCATGCCGGTGTGACTATGATGTTTCGTCTACCATTTCGTGTTTGTTattatgatttaaataaaaagaatataagAGAAGTCGAGATCCGAGGAATGGAGGATGGTGATCTCAGACGTGTCCATGGGTTCAGTGTGCTGACTGGTTATACAGGTCACATTGAGAATATTAGCTTCTTGTGA